The DNA window AAGCCATCATTACTCTTACGCCGTTGGATTTGAGGCAGCAAGTTAAGCACTGTGAACAGAGCTCTTGGGCATGCAATCAGAAGATGAAAACAATATCCTTTGTGCTCAACACTTGAACAGTTCTTGTATCATTTTCTTAGTGTACAGTGAAATGAGAAGCAAACCTTCAAACAAGCCCTTTGAAGTTCTCCAGAGGCTGCTCTTCCCAAGCACTGTCTAGCTAGACACCATGGGatgttcttttgctttctgaaaatacCCTCCTCTTATTTCTATATTATTTCTATAAaccatttttcctctctgcttaaGAAACCATTTTTTGTACCCTTTATGCTAAGATCTTTGCTAAAATATAGTTATTTATATTGCACCTTGAGAGTGCAGagttgtcgtggtttgacatggaagtgaattttttccaggaagttgggtcaaaccaatcagtggtcaggtttagatattggcacctggagtgaccactgaaagtatggacacgcctctgacaacacagggggttaaaagcaagaactcccaggagaagtttcttttttggttccagtcgtcagagagtgcagactccccccctgcccagccttaggctgggtgggggaggggaagccacgcggccttgtccaggtaggccgagggggctgagggtctggaacccagccagctcctgtggacggaagggtggagagaagtggagatgcctttgccccccaccccccccccccccaagagggaaagagacagagagcctggcggcacctggaaatctgccggcagaggagaaggagaaggggggggaatgcccagcgtgggaggcggaacgccggactgagatatcggccgtccagggagtctgaacttttaaccctttccaggaaatgagggctttttttaaaagtattactcctccttgatttgtagtggaagagagatagtccgggacctgagatgttagaagaagaaatatttaggtgggaggagatgatgaagtagcttttagctagactcttcttgttagccatggactgaaccaaaatctcctgcaatagagactgcattttagggggatgcagtggtgacccagggagacctgtttcagcttcgaacagcacaggaatggcgaaaaacgaagagagctgaagagggaatggtgataccctctgtcttcgggaagaagatgagtcctgtttttggacccctcggaCCCAGGAGAAAATGagggggactgtagtcccaggatgagaaactgaactgttgtatctttgggtccatggcaaagcatccttaaaggagccctatgagcagtctgtccatgcacggtggtgagagcactgtgacatggaatggagagtgtcacactagcagatttttcttccgggcggttgccatgtgtgacagggaaacacaggggggcagctgtgtttcctgggggacctgtggtgcaagagagacttctctctcccttgatagtttaagcatagattacctgaagggtggtaatttgatcaagaatcccgggtgatgtttcatggctgggtgtgtttggaattgggaggaggaggggtggttttaaaaggtcttcatcctggatttagtttatgtgttttctgtattagtagtagtttaataaagtttttttcctttgttattaagcttgggcctgctctgctctgtccctgataacatctcacagcatttatttagggaaggtgcattttcatgggggtgctggcattgcgccagtgtcaaaccatgacaagaGTGGACAGAGTGCTAGGAAGAACTTAGCCAGGCAGCAAAAATCCCCAGTTTAGGAAAGGGGGTGCTCTTTCCCCTCAGTAGTCTGTTTCTGaggtaaaaaatgttttatgaatGTTTTGCCTCAGACAGCAAGTTCATATGGTTCTGTTCCTGAATGTTCATTGactgctttcttctttctttaacaAAGGCTGTATAGCACACATTAaacttctgatttatttttacagcattaCAAATGCAAGACATTTCACACAAAAGATCATTTGTAAGATCAGTTTTAATACAGCACAACTATCTTTACTGTACTAAGAATTCATTAGAAGTTGCAAGTATATAAATATTCTCTTCTGCATATTTAGATACTTACTGACACAATCACTCAAATACAGAGTCCTAGATATTATGTCAATTGGAAAAGATCGAGAAACTTTGGTACTTACTGATTTTTTGcatatgaagatttttttttgttaggcaGACAGCAGTAGCTATTCTAGAAAGAGCTCATTCCTGTCAGGCCTCAGAGAACCTGCCTGGCTTCTTTTTGAAGATGTTCCCTCTCCCTCACATAGGAGGCCTTGTCTGTACTTCAAAAATGCCTCAATTGTACTAGTGTGGTGCAAGCACTCAGGGCTGTTTTATATCCATGCAAATACTATGACACAGGAAGGCCAAACATTAAAGCTTTTCTGTATTAGCAATAATATATCTATGCAGGAAGGAATACCAGTACACCCATAAAGCTATAAAATTAGCATAGGTTTTAAAGTGCATACTGACAACACATACTTATCCCACAAATCAGATACTCAGCCATTTATCTGTGTGACTGGGACTAGAGCATCTCACCtacaaagacaggctgagagagtaggggctgctcagcctggaggagacgAGACCTTGTAGGAGGGGCCTACAAGGAAGGTGGAGAGGGACTCTTTATCTTTAACTTTAGCGATAAGATGTAGGAATTCCCTTCATCCACCGCCATCCGTGCCCGgcgggcgctgcggggccgTTCGGGCGACCGGCGAGGCGTGATCCTCGGAGTTGATCACGGGGTGGGAATCCTACATGGACACAAGTAAAAGACGAAAGGCACTCTTCTCATCGGGACTAAATCCTGTTTATTGACAGGAGCCACTTCAGATCCAGGCAACACCAGAGAGGGTAATAGAGGCCGAGGTGTTTGATGGCGTCCGAGAGAGTGAGAGAagaaggagaggggagagcaggTCAGGAAGAGCCCATCACACCTGAGGcttggggaggggaagggaaaggtgtGTGCAATAGACCAATGTGACATAGTGCAATATAAAACCTACTCAGTGCAAATTCCCAAtcacccagtgcaaaacaacaactaaataaCTATTGAGTGCATCACAACATCAAGGGTGAATGGCGTCAGATTGAAAAAAATAGTAGGCTTAGGTGTTAGGAAGAAATCTTtaactgtgagggtggtggtACACTGAACAGGTTGCCCGGAGAAGTCGGGGCTGCCCCGTTCCTGccagtgttcaaggccagaatggatggagctctgagcaacccgGTCTAGTGGAGGGCgcccctgcccttggcagggtgGTTGGAATTAGATGttctttaaggtcacttccaacccaaactgttcaatgattctatgaatcaGAGGGGTGGTGGGAATGTGTGAATATGCCTGGGGATTCTGACCAAACTTTTCAAACTCAAGAGCCCGCACGCTGGCTGACCTGCCCGCAAACCCGCACTGGGTTCAGCAAGCCAGGAAAACGCCCCGGCTCCGAGAGAGATATTCGACGGAGAGCAGCGGTACAGGGCGGCCCCAAACCGGCGCGACagagccccggccccgcctgCCGCTGCCGCCCGCCGGCTGTGACGGCGCCGGGCGCCGGGAAGCGCTTCCGCCTGCAGATCCGGGGCACGGGGTGagtgcggcggggccggcggggccggggcggctgcagcgcggagcggagccgggCCCGGGCAGGAGCGCCGGTCGGGGAACGCTGCGTGCCGGGGCACCGCTTCGCCCCGGGAGCCGGAGCGTCAGCGGAGGGAGGAGTGGTCGGGCAGGCACAGGTCCCGGAGCCCAGGGCTGCGGTTctgcctgctggagctgggcaaaACCTCTGTCGTGTTCCCCTTGGGACGGATCGGGGCAGGGGCGCGCCCAATGACCGCTCTGACGGGAGGGAGGTGCGTGAGGGGCATCCCCAGTTCCACCGCCCGGCAAAGCTTCGGTGGGTCAGGGAGCGGTGTCCAAGGGGTGCTGCCCTGAGCCGGCCTCATCTGTTGGACAGAGCCGCGTACGGGGAAAAGGAGTGGGATAGCCACCCTGCAGAAGTTTGCTAGGATAGAGTCAAACAAGTATTTGATAGTTCCATCATCACTTCTTTATGCAGCTTGCCGTAGTGTGACGGGTCAAGGCCAGGAGATGTCGACCCCCCCTCTGGCCGGGGCAGGGATGCCGCCGGGCGCTTTCTCCGGGACGCAGGCTCAGGCTGCCAGGGAGGTGAACACGGCTTCCCTCTGCCGCATCGGCCAGGAGACCGTGCAGGACATTGTCTTTCGAACCATGGAAATCTTCCAGCTACTGAGGAACATGCAGGTGAGAAACAACTATTTATACACTCAACTTGCCATGTTTTTATCACCGACTGCCAGTATATATAGGCTCAGGAGATGCCTTAGGATGTTCAGAAAACTCCATCAAACTGCTCTGAAAAGGAGGACTGGTTGAAGAAGTGAGTACTACTCTTAATATATTTGCTTAGTCCTGTACATTAAGTGaaattcagaaatgctgaattGTCATTGCCCTCCCAATAAAAAAACTCTCAATACGCTTAGTAACTGTGTTTTTTTATGTACAGTGATGTCTGTTCATATGTCGGTTATGTTTCTCTGTTTATGTTAACATATGGGGAGTAAATTTAGAGGAATTTTCATTGatctttttctgtaatattttccacctacaacttttttttgttaggaAAAACAACATAATCCTTATTTGTGTCTATACTGAGAAAACATACAAACTTCTgttgtgttttctctgtggAAAGTACAAGATAAATAAATTCCCACTCCTGTATTTTCATTACTCTTGTGTCACTGAATTGAGTGGCCTGGGGTTGAGACACAAAATCTCAACCCCAATCACAACGGTGTCATATTTAGGCATCGTGAAGACACTCACTGAAAAGTCAGAGGGATTGACAATGACCAAAGTGTAGAATACATGAGGGTGTTTGACTGCAGTGATTGAGCacataaaatatgtaattttgctagtaaagaaaattaaaatttcagtgaTTACTGTAAGAAAAGTGTGAttgtcttattttaaaatacagagaaacCTGTCTGAtatctttctttatttcatgtGACAgaaactttaatatttttcatgttttggttCTCTAAGTTACCAAATGGTGTTACTTATCATACTGCAACATACCAAGACAGACTGGCAAAGCTGCAGGAACATCTCCGTCAGCTATCAATACTCTTCAGAAAACTGAGATTAGTCTATGACAAATGTAATGAAAACTGTGCTGGGCTTGATCCTATTCCCATAGAAGTAAgtatctttatttttgtataaattGTAAATCAGAATAACCACTCTGGATAGCAAATCATCCATCCTCCTCAGTTGCAGGAGACTCATAACAAGTTTTAATGATACTGGAATTATTCAGTGGACTGAATTCTGTTTATTAATTAGTTTGTTGAAAGATTGTGAAACTTAGTGTCTAGTTGATACGGTGGTCTATCATAAGTTGGACTTggtctcagaggtcttttccagcctaattgatcctgtgattctgtgaaaagatCAGGGCAAATTTTTTACAAGAAGtgggaaaaagtgggaaaaagcCTGCTTCAAGCTCTCACCTGTCAACCTGGCTCCTGAGTAATAAGTATTATTTACTTTCTCTGGCCAATAGTCTGTGCCTCCATAGTTGCCTCACTCAGTCACTCAGCTATTCCTAACCTGCTGGCCAGTATGAACCAAACCTAAATGTGCAGTGGTGATAGAAAAGTTCCAACATAAAACTTCCAGGGAGGCCAAAGTTTTTCTTAATAATACTGCTGTTATTCATAAAATCTTAAATGTCATCTTCCTCATAAGTTGTTTCTGATTTCTAGTAATACTTGTAAACCCTGAGTTTTGTTACAATTTGAGTTGATCTTGCTCTATATTAACCAGAACTTTGACATTCTTTAATTACTGACCTCTGGATTCTGAGGCAACTTTATTAATGGACTTTTGATTGTCCATTGAATGTTAATCATACAGGCATTATATTTGAAGCGTGAGTCTCTTAACTGAATAGGagtaaagaaaggaagaagtcCATTCTGTACAGTCCATTCTAGACTACTGTTTCAGTTAACAGTTGCTGACTTTTGACAAGGGTTTAATAAATATGTATCTGGAAACCTGACAGCAAGCAGGGGAATAAGTTCATTTTCccatttaagaaaataaaacctgttttCACGGTGTGTTGAACTTGTGTGCAATAACCAAGTACTTGTGTCctctttaaaagcttttcatgtGTCCTGTTTTCCCATAACAGTGGAATGATGTGGCGTTcggttggtttttttctataacttttcacatttttttcccattatcaGGATGGAAAAGAATCTCCATAGAGAAAATAAGTAGTCAGTGCAGGCTTTTTTAATGCAAGGTTTCACTGATAACTTAGTCacagcagaattttttattGATagttggggtatttttttttgaaTCTTCTTagtcttttcctctctgaactTAGTAGATGTCTGCCTCCTCATGTTTTTATTGGTTAGAGTGAATGACAGTGGCACACCATTCCTCTTGGATcagttttcttaaattcttcttCCAGTAGTTCAGTAATAGTCTCAATTGTATTATTTAGTGGCTGATACTGTAACCACGTCTTTACAGAATAgcaacaaaacttttttttttctttgcacaaTCAAGAGAAGTCCATACCTACTAGTATTGCTTATTCAATTTTTattgatataaatattttcataattttggtAATCTGTAATAGGTATTACTAACTTTCTGTTAACCATCATAGGAAAGCATGAGATAATTGTGAAGGAGATCTGCCTACAAAGATtaaatttcctgctttttttttttttttttgtgtattagGTATAGTTCAGCTTTTCTTGGtaggtttggtttttgttttgttttttttttttatctatcaCCTTTTCTGGAAGATAAGgaagttttaaagaaatgttctACTTTGAGTGctactttatttttccatcagagagatttttttccaagggcAAATAGCAGCCCTACTACTTCTTTATAGTCTGCAAATGTAATAACTGGTTAACATTTGCAACTTTTTCATGGCAGAGTTAAGTGTGGTAGCTTTTGTCCATTTTGCTAAGCTTTATAAGAATGGCTGCAAAAAATTTTGTATAGaaggaaattacatttttagtgTGTTAAATCAAAATAAGTTTTCCGTCAGAGTGCTGGAGGCACTGAACACTTTGTAATATTGCACCCCAACCTAAGTAAGAAGTTAATACGCACTTGATGGGCAGCTTGCTCCCAGGCTTTTAAACTAATGCCTCCTTGCTCATTTTATCAGTATTAGTCTTCCATTTGTCTGTAGTGTGTTTGTGAACACAGATGTAATTTTGCATAGTTCAGGACAGAAAAGTCAGTGTCAGACTATGGACTTCGTGgatgtattatttttaagaaattgttaGTAGCTTGGGAGAGTTCTGATACAGAAGCAAGTATTTGTTTTGTATCTAGTGTAtttctttttgatttatttttttaggaagGAAACATATAATAGTATCTATTTAGAAATTCTACATCAAGGAATTTTGGCTTTGTTGAAGCTTACAGAAAAGACAGTGCACTATGGTCTTCTCCAGCCTAAACCAAACTATGATTCTGTGTGTCTGAGGAGATCACAGTGAGAAATACTTacagaaaaactaattttagGTAACTTTGGGCCCGGTCTTAAGAGTAGCTAAACAGAGGCTCATTAGAATAGGAAGACATAACTAGAGTATTAGCCAAGTAGCTATGTAAAGCCAGTTATATTTATGTCCAGTATATCACTAAAATGACTTAGCATAATGATAACTTTatgtttgtggttttatttcttagtgtggaataataaattttaaaatcccagTCTGTAGAATTTGAAACTACAAGGATTATCTATGTCAAACCTCTTAAAATGGAAAGACTGGCTTCTGCCTTCAGCTACAAAATTTCTTTGGTCTAGGCTTGGTAATGTGTGAGATTGTGTCTTTTCGAAACACATTGTTTTTCTGGAGAAGCAACTGAGATCATTGCCAGGCCTTTAGGTTTGAGGTGGCAAGCAGGCTTGTCTTTGCTTTCTCTTGGGCAGTTAGAACCTGTGGAGAAAATGGTAGTACTGTATGTATTTCCtggatttgattttttcttttttttcttttctttttttccttttttttttcttttttcttttttttttctctaaagctGATGTGTCTTGTCTTCACAGCAACTTATTCCATATGTTGAAGAAGATGGCTCCAAGCATGATGATCGTGGTGCTGCAAGTCAGCTTCGTTTTGCTAGtgaagagagaagggaaatcaTGGAAGTAAATAAGGTAACAAAgttgaaattaatttgcataAACTGAGAAATGTCATTTTCACATTACGAAGCCTAAATTTCTAGATTGCTGTACTAAATATGGAATGTGTGATGACTGCTATCAAAACTGGagataaatactttttttaataaatatttcagtattgaCTTTTTAGTTAAACAACTAGTTTTAGCTGTACCTCTGCCAGTAGAGTTTCCTAACAATTGGGTTTCCTAACAATTCTAACTTGTGTCTCTTTTAAAACAGACATATATTCTTATGAATGCAGTGCGTTATGTTTATGTGTAACCCACTAGATACTGACAGTACAAACTGAACTAAGGTGCCCGTTGAACTGATTTATCTTCAAAACTTACCTTAGGTGTAAAAGTGTTTACACCAGAATAAATAATAGATAGATAATATTTACACCAGATGTGTAAATATTATTACAATTATGTGAATTGGTAAAGAATTTTCAAGTCTACCTTCTGGATTTTGACAGTTTGAGGAAGACTGTTCCTTTTGTAAAGAGGAACATTTATTGAATCTTGGCAcgttcagaaaaaaatgtactaTGAATTATAAATGTTAAATGAgtttaaatgttaaattttcAGTTTGAGTGGCATTGTGCAGCTGGGTACAATTACTGAAGAGGGATtcaaatctaaaaaaaaattatgctgtaATAAAAGCTAATGTAATacagagattaaaaatacatagtTTTACCAGACCACAATTTTGAGCATTGCTTCTTCAATCTGTAAAGTACAAATATaggattaaataaatatttctatagCTCTAATGTCTGCAAATGCTCAGTAAAAAGGAGTTATAATCTACAAAAATAactgaacaaaataaataaataaatagataaaatgtttatttatggGAGGAATAATTGATGAAATTtgggcttttaaaatatttccaatgtTTTAATTTGTCTTCCCCAATCATACATGTATTGAATTTTTCATAACccatttatttagaaaagtgCGTGTGTATTATACAGGAGAAAATGAGGACTTTGTGAATTTAGAGAAATGCAGTTGTCAGCTCTCTTGTTGTAATCTTTCTCTTCACTGCTGATGTAGCAGGgttgaatattttatattgtatGTAGTGTTGTACTGTGAATTAATGCACATTTATTTGCAATCTTTAGGTATTAATAAGCTTAACTGTCCATATTTGCTGTGGTTTTAATAGTTCTGTGACATGGTTTTGCCCTTGTTGTTGTACTTGGATGCTAATGTGATTTTAAACCTCCTTGGTGTGATcttgtgaaaataatttcataaatttTTATGAAGTGTTCTGAACCTTAAAAAGGTTGATGGTGTCACAGGACCATTGGTAGCAAACTGGTAATTAAGAATGCATTGAAATTTTCACATAAATATAGGGTGAAATCCTGTATTTATACTTAAATGCCTAGACCTAATTTCCAGATTTTCCACAGTAAACCTTCACAAGATAGTTGAACTTTCTCTAGTATTCTTGTGGACAAATACTTAGTAACTGCAGCAAAAGAAAGTTAAGCTTCTTGTTTTTTGAAAGTTcactgattttttcttttgtcttcctcTAGTTGTATAAGCACATTTACAACCATTTTCAAAGttcaaattttaatacattacaGACTAGGTAATGCTTTTATGACtagaaatatataaattattcttttattttttgcaaagtAAAAGCACTAGAATCAGATAATTGGTCTAATTTATAACATTGGCTGCTGGCTGCAAGGAGGGCTTGCTCTGGTTCTTAGCTGGCACACCTTACAGCTCTTCACTCCTCTCTAGTCTGTAATGTCCACGTCCAACTCAATTTGATGAATTAATTTTAGGGAAATTTCAGTAATATAAATTGTTGACAAAAATACTGTGACAGGCAAACCAACATGGTAGTTAAAGAAGCTTTTTATAATCTTGACcaaatcttttcttccttcagctccTTGTACTGTTCTCACCTAATCCTTTCTGCTGTGATaggcattatttttttcagtcttacATGTTATTGGTACTAAAAAATCACTGTTGTAATAACCCAAGACTTTGACACTATTGTGATATTTGAATTGGTTCTTACACCTGCCATGGGTCTCTTAATTTTGCCCTTCTTGTCATGATATCCCAGCCAGTCTGATTTC is part of the Vidua chalybeata isolate OUT-0048 chromosome 1, bVidCha1 merged haplotype, whole genome shotgun sequence genome and encodes:
- the MED30 gene encoding mediator of RNA polymerase II transcription subunit 30 isoform X2, producing MSTPPLAGAGMPPGAFSGTQAQAAREVNTASLCRIGQETVQDIVFRTMEIFQLLRNMQLPNGVTYHTATYQDRLAKLQEHLRQLSILFRKLRLVYDKCNENCAGLDPIPIEQLIPYVEEDGSKHDDRGAASQLRFASEERREIMEVNKKLKQKNQQLKQIMDQLRNLIWDINAMLAMRN
- the MED30 gene encoding mediator of RNA polymerase II transcription subunit 30 isoform X1, giving the protein MTALTGGRCVRGIPSSTARQSFACRSVTGQGQEMSTPPLAGAGMPPGAFSGTQAQAAREVNTASLCRIGQETVQDIVFRTMEIFQLLRNMQLPNGVTYHTATYQDRLAKLQEHLRQLSILFRKLRLVYDKCNENCAGLDPIPIEQLIPYVEEDGSKHDDRGAASQLRFASEERREIMEVNKKLKQKNQQLKQIMDQLRNLIWDINAMLAMRN